From one Salvelinus sp. IW2-2015 unplaced genomic scaffold, ASM291031v2 Un_scaffold3104, whole genome shotgun sequence genomic stretch:
- the hpxb gene encoding hemopexin isoform X2 gives MLLSQTLCLCLALALSHAAPTLHDVMMADHDHDHHKDQAHPKADPDRCDGIEFDAIAPDEKGHTFFFKGDHLWNGFTGXAQVSSAFFKELDHLGHVDAAFRMHNNEKPEDHDHIYFFLDDKVFSYYNHSLEEGYPKDIQLDFPGVPSHLDAAVECPKGECNSDSVLFFKGEEVYNYDIATQSVKERQWAHLPNCTSAFRWLEQYYCFHGHNFTRFHPVSGEVNGVYPKDARHYFMRCPNFGHGGEAKVPKCSEVTLDAITSDDSGKTYAFTDTHRDGKHAFPIARTWKEVVNGVDAVFSYSDKIYIIKGDQVYIYKSAAPSTLIEGYPKSLKEELGIEXPVNAAFVCADHHIVHIIQGQKMQDIDLSATPRIVAREAPLPISGIEAGMCGADGVKVYVGSEYYHYETPRLLAFSKSRPDPKNITPDMMGCVE, from the exons ATGCTTCTCTCCCAAACACTCTGTCTGTGCTTGGCACTAGCACTCAGCCATGCTGCTCCAAC GCTCCATGATGTAATGATGGCAG ACCATGACCACGACCACCACAAGGATCAGGCCCACCCCAAAGCCGACCCAGACCGGTGTGACGGCATCGAGTTTGACGCCATCGCCCCCGACGAGAAAGGACACACCTTCTTCTTCAAGG GGGATCACCTGTGGAACGGCTTCACTGGTMCAGCTCAGGTCTCCAGTGCCTTCTTCAAGGAGCTAGATCACCTGGGGCATGTTGACGCTGCCTTCCGCATGCACAACAATGAAAAACCTGAAGACCACGATCACATCTACTTTTTCCTG GACGACAAGGTTTTCAGCTACTATAACCACAGTCTAGAGGAGGGCTACCCCAAGGACATCCAGCTGGACTTCCCAGGGGTGCCCAGCCACCTGGACGCTGCGGTGGAATGCCCCAAGGGAGAGTGTAACTCAGACTCTGTCCTATTCTTCAAGG GAGAAGAAGTGTACAACTATGACATCGCCACACAGTCAGTAAAGGAGAGACAGTGGGCCCACCTGCCCAACTGTACGTCTGCCTTCCGTTGGCTAGAGCAATACTACTGTTTCCATGGTCACAACTTCACCCGGTTCCACCCTGTATCTGGGGAGGTGAATGGAGTGTACCCTAAGGACGCCAGGCACTACTTCATGAGGTGCCCCAATTTCG GCCATGGCGGTGAGGCAAAGGTTCCCAAATGCAGTGAAGTGACTCTGGATGCCATCACCTCAGACGACTCAGGCAAAACCTATGCCTTCACTG ACACCCATCGTGATGGTAAACACGCCTTCCCCATTGCCAGAACCTGGAAGGAAGTGGTCAACGGCGTGGACGCAGTCTTCTCCTACAGTGACAAGATCTACATCATCAAG GGCGACCAAGTTTACATCTACAAATCAGCAGCTCCCTCCACTCTGATTGAGGGCTACCCTAAAAGCCTGAAAGAGGAGCTGGGCATCGAAGKGCCTGTGAACGCAGCCTTTGTTTGTGCAGATCACCATATTGTGCACATTATTCAAG GACAGAAGATGCAGGACATTGACCTGTCTGCAACCCCTAGGATAGTAGCCAGAGAGGCCCCACTGCCCATCTCCGGCATCGAGGCAGGCATGTGTGGCGCTGATGGCGTCAAAGTGTATGTGGGCTCTGAGTACTACCACTACGAGACCCCCAGGCTCTTGGCTTTCAGCAAGTCCCGCCCAGACCCTAAAAACATCACCCCAGACATGATGGGCTGTGTGGAATAG
- the hpxb gene encoding hemopexin isoform X1, with translation MLLSQTLCLCLALALSHAAPTLHDVMMADHDHDHHKDQAHPKADPDRCDGIEFDAIAPDEKGHTFFFKGDHLWNGFTGXAQVSSAFFKELDHLGHVDAAFRMHNNEKPEDHDHIYFFLDDKVFSYYNHSLEEGYPKDIQLDFPGVPSHLDAAVECPKGECNSDSVLFFKGEEVYNYDIATQSVKERQWAHLPNCTSAFRWLEQYYCFHGHNFTRFHPVSGEVNGVYPKDARHYFMRCPNFGHGGEAKVPKCSEVTLDAITSDDSGKTYAFTGRIYMRLDTHRDGKHAFPIARTWKEVVNGVDAVFSYSDKIYIIKGDQVYIYKSAAPSTLIEGYPKSLKEELGIEXPVNAAFVCADHHIVHIIQGQKMQDIDLSATPRIVAREAPLPISGIEAGMCGADGVKVYVGSEYYHYETPRLLAFSKSRPDPKNITPDMMGCVE, from the exons ATGCTTCTCTCCCAAACACTCTGTCTGTGCTTGGCACTAGCACTCAGCCATGCTGCTCCAAC GCTCCATGATGTAATGATGGCAG ACCATGACCACGACCACCACAAGGATCAGGCCCACCCCAAAGCCGACCCAGACCGGTGTGACGGCATCGAGTTTGACGCCATCGCCCCCGACGAGAAAGGACACACCTTCTTCTTCAAGG GGGATCACCTGTGGAACGGCTTCACTGGTMCAGCTCAGGTCTCCAGTGCCTTCTTCAAGGAGCTAGATCACCTGGGGCATGTTGACGCTGCCTTCCGCATGCACAACAATGAAAAACCTGAAGACCACGATCACATCTACTTTTTCCTG GACGACAAGGTTTTCAGCTACTATAACCACAGTCTAGAGGAGGGCTACCCCAAGGACATCCAGCTGGACTTCCCAGGGGTGCCCAGCCACCTGGACGCTGCGGTGGAATGCCCCAAGGGAGAGTGTAACTCAGACTCTGTCCTATTCTTCAAGG GAGAAGAAGTGTACAACTATGACATCGCCACACAGTCAGTAAAGGAGAGACAGTGGGCCCACCTGCCCAACTGTACGTCTGCCTTCCGTTGGCTAGAGCAATACTACTGTTTCCATGGTCACAACTTCACCCGGTTCCACCCTGTATCTGGGGAGGTGAATGGAGTGTACCCTAAGGACGCCAGGCACTACTTCATGAGGTGCCCCAATTTCG GCCATGGCGGTGAGGCAAAGGTTCCCAAATGCAGTGAAGTGACTCTGGATGCCATCACCTCAGACGACTCAGGCAAAACCTATGCCTTCACTG GTCGTATTTATATGCGTTTAGACACCCATCGTGATGGTAAACACGCCTTCCCCATTGCCAGAACCTGGAAGGAAGTGGTCAACGGCGTGGACGCAGTCTTCTCCTACAGTGACAAGATCTACATCATCAAG GGCGACCAAGTTTACATCTACAAATCAGCAGCTCCCTCCACTCTGATTGAGGGCTACCCTAAAAGCCTGAAAGAGGAGCTGGGCATCGAAGKGCCTGTGAACGCAGCCTTTGTTTGTGCAGATCACCATATTGTGCACATTATTCAAG GACAGAAGATGCAGGACATTGACCTGTCTGCAACCCCTAGGATAGTAGCCAGAGAGGCCCCACTGCCCATCTCCGGCATCGAGGCAGGCATGTGTGGCGCTGATGGCGTCAAAGTGTATGTGGGCTCTGAGTACTACCACTACGAGACCCCCAGGCTCTTGGCTTTCAGCAAGTCCCGCCCAGACCCTAAAAACATCACCCCAGACATGATGGGCTGTGTGGAATAG